Proteins encoded within one genomic window of Thermodesulfobacteriota bacterium:
- a CDS encoding phage tail protein produces MRSGNMPKSLYQNWQFAVEVNGFDVALFKKGQEPKTEFEEVAFAPAGSMFDQKVAGRVKFEDITLEKGILQDGSDEAAREWIKKQVDVNAVVGGLPNDYMRDIDLVRYDRTGNETRRWTLHGAWIKVLEYDELEGANTDNTIEKLSICFQYWT; encoded by the coding sequence ATGCGCAGCGGCAACATGCCCAAGAGTCTGTATCAGAACTGGCAATTCGCCGTCGAGGTAAACGGCTTCGACGTGGCGCTCTTCAAGAAGGGCCAGGAACCCAAGACCGAGTTCGAGGAGGTGGCCTTCGCGCCCGCCGGTTCCATGTTCGACCAGAAGGTGGCCGGACGGGTCAAGTTCGAGGACATCACCCTGGAGAAAGGAATTCTCCAGGACGGTTCCGACGAGGCCGCCAGGGAGTGGATCAAGAAACAGGTGGACGTCAACGCCGTGGTCGGCGGCCTGCCCAACGACTACATGCGCGACATCGACCTCGTCCGCTACGACCGAACCGGCAACGAAACGCGACGGTGGACCCTGCACGGCGCGTGGATCAAGGTCCTGGAGTACGACGAACTCGAGGGCGCGAACACGGACAACACCATCGAGAAGCTCAGCATTTGCTTCCAGTATTGGACCTGA